Proteins encoded in a region of the Phaenicophaeus curvirostris isolate KB17595 chromosome 1, BPBGC_Pcur_1.0, whole genome shotgun sequence genome:
- the LSM8 gene encoding LSM8 homolog, U6 small nuclear RNA associated, with protein MTSALENYINRTVAVITSDGRMIVGTLKGFDQTINLILDESHERVFSSSQGVEQVVLGLYIVRGDNVAVIGEIDEETDSALDLGNIRAEPLNSVVH; from the exons ATGACCTCGGCCTTGGAGAACTACATCAACC GTACTGTTGCAGTAATTACTTCTGATGGAAGAATGATTGTG GGAACCCTCAAAGGTTTTGATCAGACTATTAACTTAATTTTGGATGAAAGCCACGAACGAGTGTTCAGTTCTTCACAAGGAGTTGAGCAAGTAGTGCTGGGATTATACATCGTAAGAGGTGATAATGT TGCTGTCATTGGTGAAATTGATGAAGAGACAGATTCAGCTCTTGACTTGGGGAATATTCGAGCAGAACCTTTAAACTCAGTTGTGCATTGA